The Oryza brachyantha chromosome 6, ObraRS2, whole genome shotgun sequence region GCATCGCCCGtggttgctgctgcttgccGGACATATGAAGCTAGGATTCTTCCCGCCTACACGACGAAGCAAAGAAATTTATAAGATAGCGTCAACAGTGACTTTCGTTTAATTATATTGTGTGTATAGATGCAGGcattaattgtatttttaggtACCGAGTTTATCAGACAAAATAAATAGGCAGATCGAGCCGTTTGGATCATACATGTCAATATATGAACGgataaacaaaaacaagagGCAATTGATATAATTCTCTGTCGTATACAGTTGGCCTGGCCATGCATCCCAGACAACTAGACAAGCACTGTACATACATAGCACATCAGTATTTGTATGGGAGAAAATGACGCACCTCTAAAACCTTTGTCAAGTAGACGACGCATTAATTAGTCAGCTTCTGGCCGACTTCCATTCTTCCAAATCACGTGAACACGCTTCCATCTCTGCCAAGAACCATATGTAGATGTGTGTGTCACCATCACTTGAATGTTCCTTGTCGCTGGGCTCCTTACTCCTGTTAAGAAATTCAGTTGATAAAACTCTCAGAGTATGGACTCTGCTGCTGTAACATCGACACAGAGTCACAGGCTCGACCATCATATGATATGCAGATCTATGTATGCATCAGAATTCAGGAGGTAGTAGTATATACTCCATGGGTCATGGATCAAAGTAGCGATGATGCAAGATATGATCAGAACATGTGCCATGCATTATTGCTTATGTGTCCCCTGCTACCTTGTCGTGTTCCCCAGCAAAACACAGTCGCGCTTCAACGCAAGATTAATTGGGCATATGCATCTACGTTTCAAAGCAATATTATGCATTTCATGTTCTTCCCAGCAGGAGAGAGAATATAGTATGGCAAACTCCTGGAATGATGGGTGTGCACCAAATACCATAGGCAgtgttttcatgaaaaataagcATTAACCTTTTCCTGGTTCTCTGTTTGAAACAAATGAGAGTGGCCGGTCACTTGCTTTCCCACAAACATTCTAGTCAAAACGGACAGTGGTTTCCCTCTTTCACATGGAAGTACTTGAAAAACAAAGGCATGATTGATTTTGTGACAatgaaaatttatgattttagttttatttgggTACACTTTAATGCCACTAGAAAGATGatacaattaaattttatgaaattctATATCCACTAATGttaaaaatcttttttaagttttttctttcttgtataACCCATCAGACAAAATGGCGGGCCCTTGGCACACAGCAAGTCATCCCCTCTAGCAGTTATCTGTTCACCATGAATGCTATCACTCTCTCCAATGCAAGTGCAAAGGAATTGAGCTAACCACCCAAGTTCGAGTCctctttatttctttaataaaaatttgggtgcatattttcttcttaataAAAAGTCATCATCTAGTTCCTCCTAGGTTGATTCTTTTTTAGAATAGTATATAactgcaaaacaaaatttttctttaacaTTACCGTGTGACCATGTTTCCAAATGGTAATACATAAGACTAAGGTCATGATATTTAGATCTCAACAAACTAACCATTTCCCCCCTTATAAACTGCTATTGATTAAAATGTCCATTTTATGACGATTTTTCTAAGAAAAGTgactcccctcttatctcagTCAATCTAGCTAGCTTTTCCAGTGAGCAAAGGTAGATACACCGATACGGTAAATCTTTATTCAGAAGCGTTAGGAGGAGCAGGATTCATATCCTCTACCATAAGAGCaaattcaatagtatagtatagctaactactagctctaaatCATTTATAGTccatctaatagtcaattcatataatagttacctataaaacatatactatcatgtctcatatgtcatacacatattatgtCTTGCAGTCTATACTACAActgactataaatctatagtccgctgctcttctctctgctctcttatctccttaaaatatgtgtatagcTGGCTATTATATCTACTCTAATGATATTATAGTCActgagagcaagttcaatagtatagccaactactagctctaattcatctataatcaatctaatagtcaattcatacaataattacctacaaaacatcaatacatggtcccatatgtcatatatacattttattttggagcccgtgtgtagctggctacaaattagtagccaatatcttttctctctcttctcttatctcttaaaatatgtttataattggcttatagtctgctatcgTACAtgctttgatatatatgttcgTATGTATGTAGAGGGAGTAGTTCACACTACACAGGTTTCAGATCATCTGCGCGCAATCCAATATGTTAGCCCTGCTGCTCCACGGTAGAATAGCGTAGAGAGCAAACAAAAAGCTAAGCTAGGGCTGCATGCGAGGGAACAGCGGCCTCCATTTCGGTCAAGGAGACCGCCCATAGGACCCCATGAAACGCCTCCACGTTGTCGACCATTACTACTACCAGGCTAGGCTTTAAACTATTTCCCCCTCCCTTTGCTCTTATCCCTAAATCACTCTCTTTAATTAATCAACTCTTCTTGGCCTTTGTGCTCTccccatctctctcctctccttgtTCTTGGACGTATTCGTCCCAGCCCAGCAATTGCATGCAACATTAATTCCCAAATGCACAAAATGTGGACAGCTGAGAGATGAGTAGCTAGCAgtcagccagccagccactcATGTACTCGGTAGTGTATGGCACATTCAACttctttatctatatataccaCACACTTGGGTATTCTCTCATTCTCTCCTAAGCACCAACACTGGTCTACATCAATAGCTTGGTTACCCCCTTCCCGTTCCTTGCACCCTCTCATAATCACAATCAAGCACTGGTCAAGTGCTCCTCAAAGCCGCCATGGATATGGACATGAGCTCAGCTTATTCTCACCATTGGctctccttctccctctctaACAACTACCACCATGGCCTCCTTGAGGCCCTCTCCACCACCTCTGCGCCTCCACTTGGTAAAACTGGCACGATCAGTGCCTCTCTTAAGCTGGACGTGCATGTGTGCTGAATGCGAAATGCATTGGTTGGACATCTATATTAATCATTAAGCAtcattttgtgtgtgtgtgttgtggTGTAGGAGAAGAGGGGGCAACGGAGGATGCGCCGAAAATGGAGGACTTCCTCGGCGGtgtaggcggcggcggcggcggtgccgcgCCGGTGGCTGCTCCGGAGGATCAGGTTGGCTGCGGCGAGCTGGGCAGCATCGCCGCCGGGTTCTTGCGGCGGTACCCGACCACCGAGAACGCCGGCGGGGTGACCATCGCGATGGCGACGGACGCAGTAGAGGCCGATCCGGCGAGGAGGCCCGCCGAGACGTTCGGGCAGCGGACGTCCATCTACCGTGGTGTCACTAGGTACTTGGCTGCAGACACATCCATCTATCTATGATCTGTCGAGTTATCTTAAGTTCTCAACTCTACTAGTCAATtagtatgcatgcatgttgtaTTTGTGTCGTACTACTAGTACACTAACTAGTTCATGGTTAAAATGACATTTcaactatttataatatgatgcAAGCATGATAACTAGTTCAAGTTTTTGTTAATTTCATTTCATGTTAATTGTTGGGGGTATTTTGGAATATGCATCAGGCACCGGTGGACGGGGAGGTACGAGGCGCACCTGTGGGACAACAGCTGCCGCCGGGAAGGCCAAAGCCGCAAAGGCCGCCAAggtatgtgcatgcatgtcatAGCCCCTGCCCAAGAAATTAACCAGAAAATTCAGCATATGGATCGACTTATCACTAACATTTTACCTGCATGTTGGTGCAccggtgatcgatcgatgctaCATCAGTCTACTTAGGTATGTCATTACTGCAACATCTAGTTCTATATTGTTTTCCATTAATTTGCTTCATGAATGACAGAAGGGAAAAGTTCAGTTTGACATGATACTTACTGTAAAAGTTGGGAACTATACGAAATGCAGGAGGCTATGATAAGGAGGAGAAGGCCGCAAGAGCCTACGACCTCGCCGCGCTGAAGTACTGGGGTCCAACCACCACGACGAACTTCCCTGTAAGTGTTCGTTGCAGTCAACAACCCTGGACAATACATTGCATGACATTGCTAAATTTCGCATGCGTTGTGTGTTTGTATATGTATAAGCCTCGAcattattatacatatatacatatacatgtatatatgtctatggTAGTTTATTCTGATAGCTGATGAGccgtacatacatacatacgtgTACGTACTTACCTAGTGATTAATTACCTCCACCGATCGGTCGATGACCGTAGGTTGCCAACTAcgagaaggagctggaggagatGAAGTCGATGACGCGGCAGGAGTTCATCGCGTCGCTGCGCAGGTGAGAAACAGTGGCAATTCCAGAGATTCACATGCTTGGGAGACGCAGTGCTTTTCCACGTACACACCTCGCCGTACGCGTGAGTGCACGCACAGCTGCATGTGCCTCTCTGCCTTTGGTTCTCATGCAGCCACACTTGTCATATTTACTCGCACCTTGGGTTCTCACACTGTCGCACTTGTCACGAATTGACCTTTTTCTTTGTGTGTGTTCctactcttttttttgtcaggAAGAGCAGCGGCTTCTCACGAGGGGCTTCCATCTACAGAGGAGTAACAAGGTGTGATTAGCAACTGTCTCACTGAAATAATTGTACCAAGTTGCAGAGTTCAGACCTGTTAATCTTTTTTCTGCTTGAATatattcaaaaacaaaaaattgtgaCAATGGAAACGTAATGTTTTGCAGACATCATCAGCACGGCCGGTGGCAGGCGAGGATCGGCAGGGTGGCCGGAAACAAGGACCTGTACCTGGGCACTTTCAGTAAGCctcaacatttttatatatacagatAAACAAACAAGACACTGAGATGGTTGGCAGATTTTAATGTGTTCTAAAATATGTCCATGCACCATAGGCAcgcaggaggaggcggccgaggCGTACGACATCGCCGCCATCAAGTTCCGTGGGCTCAACGCCGTGACCAACTTCGACATGAGCCGCTACGACGTCGACAGCATCCTCAACAGCGACCTgccggtcggcggcggcggcgccgccacgcgcgCCTCCAGGTTCCCGTCTGACCCATCGCTACCGCCGCCACATGGCGCCGGAGCGTCGGCTGCAATGCCACCATCGGAGAAGGACTACTGGTCCCTTCTTGCCCTGCactaccagcagcagcagcagcagttccCCGGCTCTGCATTTGACACCTACGGCTCCTCCGGCGTGAACGTGGACTTCACAATGGGGACAAGCAGCcacagcggcagcggcagcagcagcagcgccatGTGGGGCACTGCGGCCGGCGCAATGGGGCAGCAagacggcagcagcagcaacaggcAAAGCAGCAGCTATCCCAGCAACATTCCTTATgctgcagcggcagcagcagcagctatgGCTTCTGGATCAGCGGGCTATGAGGGCTCCACTGGAAACAATGGGACCTGGGTGGCGAGTAACACGAGCACGGCTCCCCACTTCTACAACTATTTGTTTGGGATGGAGTAGGTGAACTGGCTCTAAGATGAGTGGTAGACCTAGGACTGACATGGAACTGATCAAAATTTTGGCTGCTGATGCAAGCAGGAATGTGATGCATCCTTCTGcttattctttttcttccctgaCATAGTCCTGTAGCAGAGAACTCATGTATCACCAGCATTTCTAATTCAAGCTCCTTTTTAGCTAGTTCCTTAATTTGTCAGCTACATAGTGTGTGTTTGAAAAGAGTAGCCATCTCTATGAAAACGCTTCAAACTTGCGTATCAGGTGAATATAAcagtaaaataacttttaagaTGAATACATAATGGTGCATACTTGATGTAAGATTGTGGGCGGCAGGGGAATACACCAATCGTGATTAGGAATAGTGTAGATACAATCAAGAATCACCTACACAGAATAAGATGGGATTGATAACAAGTAGCAACATTAGATGTATGAAATTGAACAGGATAAATGGCAGAAGAAGCACGTGTAACAGAAAAAGTAATGACCAAAAATCATGCCTCACCTTCAATAGCAATGATCATCATACCGTGACTACACTGCACAATTGGAATTGAGCACAATTGAATCAGTCCTTAAGGATAACTATCATCTGCCCCCGCAAGACAATCTTATCCAATGGACATGATTACAATCGTCTGCAACATCAAAGGACATGTCTCATTatctagagaaaaaaatcaaaggacGTGCCTTAGTCTAATCTGCTTCCGTCTATATAACGTCAAATTGTCAGTATATATTAGCGAAGTTCACAAGTCTTATCTGTATCAAATAGTTGGACCAGCAGGTGGCGTCGCTATGATCATTCCAATAGAAGATAGCATCCAGTTGCATGGTGTAACTTCCAGTATTTGATGAAAAATGCAAAGAAGCACCATGTTTCACCTGCAATATTCgcatgtcaaaaaaaaaaagcataaagCACACAGCAATACGAAAAACCCGCAAGCAGGATCATATTAACGCTAATGATCTCATTTGCTCCGTAAATTTGCATGAATTAATCAGTAACATGGAATAAAGTGAAGAGCTGATCCCACATGGGATCAAGGACAAGCAGTGCTACGATCATTAAGATGCCAACTCTAGCTAGCTTTCAAGATTATTAGGCCTCCTCCAATGGATATCTATAAGTTATCTATAAGGTgtactatacaattttttaatagaagagagataaaagctATCTCTTAATCAAGCGACAGtctcttgcacatattttaatgtcaagtgagaatgaattgtggggtcatttgtattatgagcTATTTGCTAAGAGCTAAACTATTGAAGAAGTTGTCTTTTAAAATGCTTAAAGATAGTATGCTACCTCTATTGTTGAAGGTGGCCTTAGTGGGAACATTGCACGCATTTGTAGACTATCTAGCCCATGAGGACCTAAAACTACTACTTAATTCACTCCTTTTGATAAGCTTGCTGGGGGGACTATTGCATGAAGACGCAACCAGCGTTAATTACCTCCCTACTTATCTCTCCACCCTCCGTCTGCTGTTGACCAGTCAAAAAATGAGGCAGTGATCAAGTATGAAACTATACGTACGGCTAGTAACTTGTTCCATATTTCTACCTGGTATCATTGGACCAAACTGTTTTCCTCACAACTATCTATGAACTGTAACCACGTTGCCTCGCGCATGACTGCAGGTTTGCATGCCTTCCTTCTTTCTATACTTGTCCCTCTTTAGTCTCACAAATCCTAGCATATCTATCTTAATTTACTACATGCAACAGCTCCTTCAATGTACATAGAGACAACAAGACAATCGTTTGACCAAATGGCATGATCCAAACAATGGTTACCAGAGGTAAAGTAAAGCTGAAGAAAAGGGTATAATTACTGCCAATAACTTCATAATGAGAGAAGTAACCAAAATGATATTATTATACGTGATCACATAGGAGTGTGCATTACAACAACTTGCAAGGTATCAGCGTGCTGAATTATTTACAGATTGGCGTAAATCCAAAGGCTTTGTCTAATTTGTAACAACCAAGCCTAGGCACTGGTTACAAGGACGCTTGGAGAATTATATCAGATTATCAGTGGTATAGTGTGGACCAAGGTGCAACATTAGGGTACTAATCAGAATGTCAGAAATCAACAGGAGATTTGAATTGAATGTTCATGCATGTTAATATATTTGAGTTTCAACTAACTACCAGGAATTGCAAAATATACCAAATAGAATTATTTTGCTGAAAAACACTCAGCCCAACCTTTTTCTAACGAAAAACCAATAAGGAACCCTATATTGTATAAAGAAATGAAACTTTGACCAATTGGCAACATCCAGCAAGACAAAACTAAAACGGCTACCtgctaaataaactttaggaTGTC contains the following coding sequences:
- the LOC102719593 gene encoding AP2-like ethylene-responsive transcription factor AIL5 is translated as MDMDMSSAYSHHWLSFSLSNNYHHGLLEALSTTSAPPLGEEGATEDAPKMEDFLGGVGGGGGGAAPVAAPEDQVGCGELGSIAAGFLRRYPTTENAGGVTIAMATDAVEADPARRPAETFGQRTSIYRGVTRHRWTGRYEAHLWDNSCRREGQSRKGRQVYLGGYDKEEKAARAYDLAALKYWGPTTTTNFPVANYEKELEEMKSMTRQEFIASLRRKSSGFSRGASIYRGVTRHHQHGRWQARIGRVAGNKDLYLGTFSTQEEAAEAYDIAAIKFRGLNAVTNFDMSRYDVDSILNSDLPVGGGGAATRASRFPSDPSLPPPHGAGASAAMPPSEKDYWSLLALHYQQQQQQFPGSAFDTYGSSGVNVDFTMGTSSHSGSGSSSSAMWGTAAGAMGQQDGSSSNRQSSSYPSNIPYAAAAAAAAMASGSAGYEGSTGNNGTWVASNTSTAPHFYNYLFGME